The proteins below come from a single Cololabis saira isolate AMF1-May2022 chromosome 2, fColSai1.1, whole genome shotgun sequence genomic window:
- the irx6a gene encoding Iroquois homeobox protein 6a isoform X2, whose amino-acid sequence MQLHRSVSDGTGSSQTAAASFCCPPYENRLLERSRTELNAALGMYGSPYAAAAAASHNYNYFPYGTDPSALYSTLNPQYDIKDSTSTLHSGITQTAAYYPYDHSLGQYQYDRYGTVDFNGTARRKNATRETTSTLKTWLYEHRKNPYPTKGEKIMLAIITKMTLTQVSTWFANARRRLKKENKMTWSPKNKTGDDKKDDLNKSDQDCVTKDSSDCKEEKDLHLSDLEDMDEDDCDKLESDCEKTAADEQDFQRAMAVSAAPPKKDCSSELHLSLTNSFHSFPCAIKSVAALPPLPSDFLDPVVPKPASGPSAGTVSLSHFEASEKPRIWSLARTAASGVILSPQQLGPELRTGNSTGDCQLQSVRLAGVPTGQCGAMRGLHETGSINNAESTFPEGSSLHSKVYGTSSYGHKGLQLHCSSYSALPETCQYSTIEGFSGGKAEIQSSDLSEACGTLQDDKVTAFRPVMKR is encoded by the exons ATGCAACTTCACAG GTCGGTCTCTGACGGGACAGGCAGCTCCCAGACCGCCGCCGCCTCCTTCTGCTGCCCGCCCTACGAGAACCGGCTGCTGGAGCGCAGCCGCACGGAGCTGAACGCGGCGCTGGGGATGTACGGCTCCCCCTACGCCGCCGCGGCGGCAGCCAGCCACAACTACAACTACTTCCCCTACGGAACAGACCCGTCCGCGCTCTACTCCACTCTG AATCCACAATATGACATCAAGGACAGCACAAGCACTTTACACTCTGGCATCACTCAGACTGCTGCTTACTATCCCTACGATCACTCCCTGGGACAGTACCAATATGACAG ATATGGGACGGTAGACTTTAACGGCACAGCCAGAAGAAAGAACGCCACACGTGAAACCACCAGCACCCTGAAAACGTGGCTCTATGAGCACCGCAAGAACCCCTACCCCACCAAGGGAGAGAAGATCATGCTGGCCATTATTACTAAGATGACGCTCACCCAGGTGTCCACCTGGTTCGCCAACGCCAGGAGACGGCTAAAGAAGGAGAACAAGATGACCTGGTCGCCAAAGAATAAGACCGGTGACGACAAGAAGGATGACCTCAACAAGAGTGACCAAGACTGCGTCACCAAAG attCCAGCGACTGCAAGGAAGAGAAGGATCTGCATCTAAGTGACTTGGAGGACATGGATGAGGACGACTGTGACAAGCTAGAGAGTGACTGTGAAAAGACAGCAGCGGACGAGCAGGACTTCCAGAGGGCCATGGCCGTATCTGCAGCTCCCCCCAAAAAAGACTGCAGCTCCGAGCTGCACCTGAGTTTGACCAACAGCTTCCACTCGTTCCCCTGCGCCATCAAGAGTGTCGCCGCCCTCCCCCCTCTCCCGTCTGATTTCCTGGATCCTGTAGTCCCCAAACCCGCCTCTGGCCCATCGGCAGGAACCGTGTCCCTGTCCCACTTTGAGGCGTCGGAGAAGCCGCGGATTTGGTCCCTGGCTCGCACGGCAGCTTCCGGGGTCATCCTGAGCCCTCAGCAGCTCGGCCCCGAGCTGAGGACGGGGAACTCCACTGGGGATTGCCAGCTACAAAGCGTCAGACTTGCGGGGGTTCCTACTGGACAGTGCGGGGCCATGAGAGGCCTCCATGAAACCGGCAGCATCAACAATGCTGAGAGCACATTCCCAGAGGGCTCATCCTTGCACTCCAAAGTTTATGGCACTAGCAGCTACGGCCACAAGGGCCTCCAACTTCACTGTTCTTCCTATTCTGCACTTCCAGAGACATGTCAGTACTCCACTATTGAAG GATTCTCTGGCGGCAAAGCAGAGATCCAGTCGTCTGACCTCAGCGAAGCCTGTGGGACCCTGCAGGATGACAAGGTCACTGCATTCAGGCCAGTCATGAAGAGGTGA
- the irx6a gene encoding Iroquois homeobox protein 6a isoform X1 has product MVTKEAAMSFSQFGYPYNATSQFFVSANPSTTCCDSISRSVSDGTGSSQTAAASFCCPPYENRLLERSRTELNAALGMYGSPYAAAAAASHNYNYFPYGTDPSALYSTLNPQYDIKDSTSTLHSGITQTAAYYPYDHSLGQYQYDRYGTVDFNGTARRKNATRETTSTLKTWLYEHRKNPYPTKGEKIMLAIITKMTLTQVSTWFANARRRLKKENKMTWSPKNKTGDDKKDDLNKSDQDCVTKDSSDCKEEKDLHLSDLEDMDEDDCDKLESDCEKTAADEQDFQRAMAVSAAPPKKDCSSELHLSLTNSFHSFPCAIKSVAALPPLPSDFLDPVVPKPASGPSAGTVSLSHFEASEKPRIWSLARTAASGVILSPQQLGPELRTGNSTGDCQLQSVRLAGVPTGQCGAMRGLHETGSINNAESTFPEGSSLHSKVYGTSSYGHKGLQLHCSSYSALPETCQYSTIEGFSGGKAEIQSSDLSEACGTLQDDKVTAFRPVMKR; this is encoded by the exons ATGGTAACAAAAGAAGCAGCAATGTCTTTCTCGCAATTTGGATACCCTTACAATGCAACTTCACAG TTTTTCGTGTCGGCAAACCCCAGTACGACTTGCTGCGATTCGATTTCCAGGTCGGTCTCTGACGGGACAGGCAGCTCCCAGACCGCCGCCGCCTCCTTCTGCTGCCCGCCCTACGAGAACCGGCTGCTGGAGCGCAGCCGCACGGAGCTGAACGCGGCGCTGGGGATGTACGGCTCCCCCTACGCCGCCGCGGCGGCAGCCAGCCACAACTACAACTACTTCCCCTACGGAACAGACCCGTCCGCGCTCTACTCCACTCTG AATCCACAATATGACATCAAGGACAGCACAAGCACTTTACACTCTGGCATCACTCAGACTGCTGCTTACTATCCCTACGATCACTCCCTGGGACAGTACCAATATGACAG ATATGGGACGGTAGACTTTAACGGCACAGCCAGAAGAAAGAACGCCACACGTGAAACCACCAGCACCCTGAAAACGTGGCTCTATGAGCACCGCAAGAACCCCTACCCCACCAAGGGAGAGAAGATCATGCTGGCCATTATTACTAAGATGACGCTCACCCAGGTGTCCACCTGGTTCGCCAACGCCAGGAGACGGCTAAAGAAGGAGAACAAGATGACCTGGTCGCCAAAGAATAAGACCGGTGACGACAAGAAGGATGACCTCAACAAGAGTGACCAAGACTGCGTCACCAAAG attCCAGCGACTGCAAGGAAGAGAAGGATCTGCATCTAAGTGACTTGGAGGACATGGATGAGGACGACTGTGACAAGCTAGAGAGTGACTGTGAAAAGACAGCAGCGGACGAGCAGGACTTCCAGAGGGCCATGGCCGTATCTGCAGCTCCCCCCAAAAAAGACTGCAGCTCCGAGCTGCACCTGAGTTTGACCAACAGCTTCCACTCGTTCCCCTGCGCCATCAAGAGTGTCGCCGCCCTCCCCCCTCTCCCGTCTGATTTCCTGGATCCTGTAGTCCCCAAACCCGCCTCTGGCCCATCGGCAGGAACCGTGTCCCTGTCCCACTTTGAGGCGTCGGAGAAGCCGCGGATTTGGTCCCTGGCTCGCACGGCAGCTTCCGGGGTCATCCTGAGCCCTCAGCAGCTCGGCCCCGAGCTGAGGACGGGGAACTCCACTGGGGATTGCCAGCTACAAAGCGTCAGACTTGCGGGGGTTCCTACTGGACAGTGCGGGGCCATGAGAGGCCTCCATGAAACCGGCAGCATCAACAATGCTGAGAGCACATTCCCAGAGGGCTCATCCTTGCACTCCAAAGTTTATGGCACTAGCAGCTACGGCCACAAGGGCCTCCAACTTCACTGTTCTTCCTATTCTGCACTTCCAGAGACATGTCAGTACTCCACTATTGAAG GATTCTCTGGCGGCAAAGCAGAGATCCAGTCGTCTGACCTCAGCGAAGCCTGTGGGACCCTGCAGGATGACAAGGTCACTGCATTCAGGCCAGTCATGAAGAGGTGA